The DNA segment TTATGCTTGGATATTGCGTTACCATCTCACACCTACAGGGGGAGCTAGGAGGAAGAAGAAGGGGGATGCATTAGCAGAGGAGGTACACAGCATATGCCAGACCCTGCAGCTGTTATGGATCTGTGGATAGAATGGGGGCGTTCATAAAGCACTTTTAGATCAGTAAATATTTCAGGCCAGGTCAAAACCCATTATTTGCATTATATGCCTGAAGGACACAAACAATCACTTCCATACAGAGCCCCGGGTGAGTTTGATGAGATCGCAGGGGACTGGCCTGCAGTGGGAGATGTCTGAGTGTCTTCTTGTGTAAGAACAGATCACTGAGGAGTGCCAGCTGGCTTTTTATTTGTACTCACCGTTACACCACTGGAATGGGTGCATGAAATACGACTCCGAACGGCTACAGCAATCCAGCAAAACAGCCAAAAGCGGTCTGCCTCCCTGTCACAGAGAACTGCCAGTCTACCCAGTCAGCATGCATGGGGAGAACTTCACTACGATGGATTGAGAGGACGGGCTTGACGTCCGATTCTTACTGGTTTGAACAGGAAACAAATCAGTGCTGATTCCACAAGCATGCACAAATATATTGGATATCAGGGTATATACTGCACTGCACTCCCACAAGCTATTGTCTTGTATTTCTTCCAGGAGCAGAGCTACTGATTCCAGGGAAAGCCAGCAGATTCCAGTTCAAACCCCTTCACAATGTCTTTTTCTTGGTTCTGAAATGTTCCAAAGGTGTGTCTATTACAACACGTTTTCCAGTTATTCTTGTACTGACAGCCTCAGAAACCTCACCCAGTGCTTTCAAGTGGCTTACGAGTGAATCAAACAGTTAGGTCCAGCTTTTTGACGTATGCTGCAGTTTTGAGATGAGCTCTTCAATGCAAGTCCGAACCCCAGTCACCAGCAGCAGCACGCCTCTATGCCAACACTGTCAGTGCATTGTTTTTAATGCAGAACAAGCATGTCTGTAATATGATCAGTGACGTTGACTTTCTTTGGCCATTAGCACCAGAGGCTCAAGTGGACCTGTCTTGCTTTCAGAACTTGctatttaaaaaccaaaacaaaggattCCTACCACACAATGGAAAAAAAGGACTTCAAGCTGTGCTTTCCTTCAATAAGAATAATTCTAATTATCGGCGTCTAGTTATTATTCCAGTAAACTGATAAGATCTACCAACCTCCTACAAGATGTAAGTTTCCTTTTCTTTATTCCCGATCCTTCATGGCTGTGGTGAAGTGACTGCTCCCGTTCAGTTTGTAAACAGATCCCTGCTCATGTGATGTGATGTCTGCATAAgaccccccttctctctctctctctctctctctctctctctctctctctctctctctctctctctctctctcgctcccccccTTCCCTTCCTCTCCCAGCTGTAAGCTATTACAGATTGACAGAAGGCAGACTGGCCCTTGCCAAGTGAAATCTGGGAATGTGTGCGTCTGTGCGTctccctgtttgtgtgtgttgaggAAATAGCAAAAAAAGAAAGCCCGATCACGTGCTCAGCTCTGACAAACATAACAAAGACAGAGAAGGCTCAAAGGCCGAGCAGTGGTTATTAATGCAGACAGCACCCATATGATATACTGGCAGCCTGCCCAGGATTGGCTCTGCAGTGAACAAAGGaaacccccccacccacccacccaccccgcTTTCAAAACAACAGCAGCTGCTCACTGTGCATTATTACAAACTGGTTCCAAATGTCTTCCGTTCTTAATGTGCTTCTATTCCTCACAAAAACAAAAGCGAATAAGAAGGAAGAATCTGAAAGAGATGCAATGTAGTCTTTAATCCACCACCCACACAGAGTAACACACAATCCTGATGATGTCATCACATCTTAGCCGCGTGGTCCGAAGCAGAAGGGAGGCAGTGACACGTGGGAAATGCAAATGACAAAGACAGAGATGAAAGGACACTCACAGGAGACATGTTGATATGGTGGGATTGGAGTCTATTAGGTTTTTAAGATGAGGCGGCTCTTTATATTAGGTCTctctaattacactgtaattgctaATTATTCTTAGCCAATACACAACCATACatataaatacagtgtaattacaacaTGCAAGTCCAGCCTTGGCGGACATAGTGGTACTCAGGCAATATTGGCACAGCATTTGTTAATGGAAGGTATTGGATCCTAATAATATGAACAACATGCATAACAGGTgatagtttaaaatatatatcgaGTAAGTGAAATAAGGGCTGTTCGTCTCTATATATACCGCTAACGAGCACACCATGTAAAAAATAGAACATGACAGAACAAATTGAGTTCTGCCATTGGTCTCGCATGTGAGAATTCTTTGGTTCCTGTTAGCTAGCATACTGTGCAGAATGTCGGGTGCGATGCATATTCTGTCCGAGTGATTTTCAATAATTTGGCAAAGCTCCTGGGTTTTTCAGTGTACACTAATGATTTCAGACAACCCCCATGAGAACTAATTCCAGGGCGTCAAGTCTGGTGAGTGGAGACATCACTCCACAGGTCTGTACAGCCTATATTATACCCTGAGAATGAGTTGTCTTCTAAGTAGGTGCTGAATAGACTTGTTTTTTTCCAGTGATGGTTGCTTATTAAGATCACATGatattaaattacatttgctCTCTGTCTGTACTCGTTACTGAGCATTGTGATTTCCATTATTAATCATACACGGTAGTTTTCTAGGATCTCtaaggcaataaaaaaaaaaaaacctaatgagtatgattaaaaaaaaattcaaaattcaaaatgaaacGGGTCGAGGTGGGATAGGAAGGAACAGAGTGAACTTGGTAACTGGAATGCAGAAGCTGTTTGCAGCATTAGAAACACTATTTGTATAAAGCATTGTTCATTCATCTGCCTGCTGTACATCGGTTCTGCAAAACaataaacttaaaaaacaaagcattaattaaTTTGATTTCATACCCAGATCCCAAAAGAACTCCCATCACCCGTGTTTATTCCATCACTGGACTGACCTTCAGATTGACAAGATGCAGTATCACAGCTAGGAGTCCATCAGTGAGGGAGCTCTCGAACAGCACTGGAATCTCAAGGCTTGAATTCCAGCGCTGTGTAGTACACTTAATACATGATACAAGCATAAACCTGCTTCAAAGCTTTTTAAGCATTTCTGATATAAAAATGCACACACTGGTTCCTGTTCAAAGCAAAGAAATGTAAGGGAAATAGGTTGTATGaagatacattttattgttataaaAAGTAGTGTCACATACAGTTTTTTTGACCTGCGTGCATAGCCAGGGAGAGTGAACCGGATGGACCAACTACTATTATCACTGCGTGTGTAACCAGGACAGTTGGTACAACTAGGGTAGGGATtgatttaggggattttaatcccacccagtTTATTTGTGTAGGTagaaggttcctgaagcgggacttcctttttagtgggagcagcgcacggcttggccaccttttgtttgATAGCTGttttttctcactgtgttttgtttggcaTTTTTATAATGATGTACACTGTATTGTGTATGTTCTCCTGCACTAATGatgccattgctggtaccctagtggcggccaccaaccactgcaagcccttgtaaataataaaacctggacgctaGAGCGGCGTTTCAACTACTGCTAGAAAACAGGTTTCATGGACTGACAGATTTCAGCTTTCTGAAACCCGCCGATGAGGAATGTggtaaacagacaccaaggaaCTATGATTGAGATTGTGAGACAGTGCAAAGATATCAGTCTTGGTGCATTGTTTGGAACTTGCTGTAGAACATCACATGGTACAAAGGTCAGATTATTTTCCATTGGTGTCCAAGTTGGCATCAATCATGTCTTTGGCCCACTTGTGCAGGCGGCTGTAGAGTGGGACGCCCTTGTTCTCACGGTACAGGTAGACCCCTGTGATCTTGTTCCACTGCAAGCTGGGAGTGGCGTCCTCCACAGCAAACTCCTTCACCTGCTCCCTCTCCTCTTTATCCAGGGCCACAAAGCCGAAGAACTGCTTGACGTTGGTGGCAGCCAGGAGCTTGGCGTGGACCTCGGCGGTGCGCTGGAACAGATCGTTCTCGCTGGAGCGGTACTGGGACCAGTACGCCTCCTGGTGGTTTCCCAGAGGGGAACAGCAGCGCTTCAAGCACATGAGGAGGAAGATGGTGATGGCAGCGAGCCCCACCAGCAGCCAGCCCAGGAGCTGCAGGAGAGACACAACCACAGTGTGGTCCACTAATGAGCTGAACAAAACTTCCTCCTCATTCCAACAGTCTACCTACTTTTTAAATGTGGGCTCTAGTCACTCAATATCATTGTAAGGAAACTATATTAGTTATGTATTTCTCTGTGTGAAGGAGCACACACAAGAAGGATTTAAGCAGAATTCAACAAGtttcctttgtttatttattccaaaaaatgtatttatagaaaaatgataatacagtAACTTAATATTGATGCGACAGAACCCAGAACTTCTCTGAATAAATTttttaatttgaagctacttgcacATTAACACTGATTGAGATATTTACAGTAACGACTAAATTACCTGAGACTCGTATTTCAGTCGCCGCACAATCTCTTCCTTGAAGCTCTCCACCTCAGCTGGGACATCTTTACAGGGGAACCTGGCCAAGGTGCCTGCTCCATGGCCTCCAGGGAAACTGTCCAGGGAGGTGGAATCAACAAACTCACTCAGAGCACAGACATAGGGCTCTCCACGCAGCAGAGAGATGACCGTCCAGGTAAAAGGCGCCACCATCGCCCGCCCCACAATGGACCCCAGCAGTGCAAAGCCAGCCGTGGAGGAGAGGCTCCTGCAGCCCCTGGTACGACACTCAAAGACCAGCTTCCAGGTGTTCCTGTTCAGCATGACTCCAATGAGGAACACAGCCAGGGCTGGCACTCCGATCGCTGTCAGGCCATACAGGTAGTTGCGTTCTGGGGAGCAGGGGCAGCTGAAGGCAAAGACACTGTAGACCTCCTGACTCGCCACAGTCCCCAGTGCGATGAGACCGTTAAAGATCATCACGTCTTTGCTCTTGAAGAATAAGGAAACGAATTTAAAGTTCTCTGCAATTAGGGAGGCCATTTCTGCCTTGCTTTTGCCTCCAAACCTCACGGCCTATGGAATTGTATCCTCCTGCCCttgaacaatgaaaataaacactgcTTCTAAGGCTACCCAAAAAATATGTCTTTTTGAAAGCTCTGTAGTACGTCTTCAAACCTTCACAAAACTTTCACATAAAGAAGGCAttgacaataatacaaaaaataagtcATTCCCAGGCCCCAGGCAGTCAttcaaatgtttttctttcttttcctgttTAATCAAATTTTTCCAAGATCTCCTCAAAGTTGTTATAGACTCAagggttggttggttggttgccTGAAAAAGCAAAATCCAGTTTCAGTGTTTCCAGAATGAATGTTTTCCCCattactttttctttctttctttctttcttatttttgcaaacCCCCTCCTAAGGTGAATGCACCAGACTTGCCCTACAAGCAATCAGGAGCCTAAAATCATCCAAGGTCAATAGGACAATgtgaacagaaaacacaaacatgttcAATTACATCAGAAACACAACCAATCCACTGAGCAGTCGAACAGTCGTGCCGCTTTCCCTGAGGTTCTTTTCTTTCAGGAAGGAAATGTTATTCACTCAACTGCGCTTCTCATTTTTTCCATTGCCACTTTCAGATTGTTTGGTTAACATTCCTATTTATCCATTCACCCTCGGTCAGGCAatagaaaattatatttttataagaaaatacattacCTAAGTAAGAATGAGATCTTTTAAGAGTttctttaaacatttagaatcTCAAATGCTCAAATGTAGCAGTCTTAAAAACCAGGCTGTGATTTCATCTGTAGGAATGCTGAAGTCTGGGTTTAATTTAGGTTACTTTAAAAGCAGGATGTTGTACTTGGTTGATTCAAAAAGGGCAGTGTTTTACACCCTTAAAGTGGCAGTagcctaaataaatacattctgggGGCATAGAATGGACTCTCTGTAcctgaataaatgaataaatgggAAATGTGTATGAATAGCATAACGGTATTTGTGAGTCAATTAAAAACATACATGTACATACACCAAAAGGGTAATCTAATATACAATCACATATACAATATTAATGATCTGCTGTGTTTTATACAGCTTGGAAAACAGTCCATTACTGACGTGGCATGGTCATGGAATAAATTGAAAATAGCTGATATGTTGCATAAATGCGTCACCACTTTCAGTCTGAATAGCTGCTTTGTTGACGTGTGACCAAGACATTAGCTTTATAGAACACTTGCATCACTTCTTCATAGAAGACAATCTCTCTGTACCCTGAAGCTGATAGGCACAGCAGTGCTTGATCAAATAAGCAAACACATCCTCTCTGATAATTCTCCATTTCAGCTTTGCACCACACGGGTCCCCTGCAATAATATTAGTTGTCAGCCATAGAATGATATGAGAAAAGAACAAAGAACTGTGCAGATGTTatttaaagtaaacaaaaaggagaaaaaaataaaggtgGAAATAAAAGGCAAGCTTATCACTCTGAATATGGATTTGCATGTCCAggatttatattttcatgtatgTAAATGACTGACAGAAGGATACTATGAGATTTGCTAAGCTTCCGATTTGAAAACCAACATTGGTTTTTGGATGCAGCTTTACCTGTGTGAACAGCTGGGGGTCAAGCAATGCAAACCCAGCAGGGAGCAGCAAGCAGTGTGCAATGCAAAACCAGCCTGTCATAGTGGTTTCATTAGCCCCAGGATACACAGCtgagtgttgttttttgtcaGGGTCATGAAAGGGAAATGAACCAGCGGGACAAGTGGCAGGTCCACAGAATGATCACTTACAAGCAGCATGTGTATTGTGATCGCTCAAAATAACCACAACTGGTTTTAAGCAGGTCAGTGTTAGCTTACACAtctttcattttgaaactccgTTTCACTGTAAAACTGTACTGAACAACAGAAACTGTTCATTGATTGTAATAGatgttaattaaaaacaacagtaaacacATTGCTAACATGGCCCTATAGTATGTCTATTAAGTCAATGTCATTCATTCCCTCAGTGGTCTTACTAGAGTTGTACTTGaatatatttatacacagtaTAAATCCTTTGTGCAGTTTTACTGTAAGAGACCAGAATCCCAGGCGTTCTTATCCCCAGCAACTGCAACAGATGTAGAACAGATGCTCCCAAGTTGTATGTCTCACCATACGAAAAAGACCTTTGCGCAAAAGTAATGTTGCTACAGTTGGCCTACTGGCCTATGTatgacattaaaaacaaaacagtagtgCAACAGAATGGACACCTATAATCAGTGCAAACATGCTGACATAGAAAACGCATTCATTTGTGTTTATTGACAGACTGCTGAATGTATCCTGATATCAGGGAACACATTTTAGTGTTGATTTATTCAGTCCACCAGAGAAAAGAGAGAGTCAGAAATCGAAACGTCTGTCTCGTCATTTCATATTCACTCCAGCATAGTCTGCCTCTCTCTCTAATATAAAAGACAAGGTTATTGTTCTAACTGGTaggttttttttacagttataatGCCAGTATGTTTTGATTTATAGCAACAAACATTACAGTACATAATTACAGTTCAAGCTGATTTTTTCTCTTGAACCAGTCACAGGAATCCAGGATCAGTTGGTGAACTAGTCAGCTACAACTAGGTCATCAATGGCACCTTTTTAACCAAGGTACACATTGTATACATTTtccagtttttctaaaatattttattattttcaatgtgtACCACTTCCCTGCATTAAAAATATCATATGATATCAAACTCAATAAATTATATCCACGTCTTTATGTTGACTCCTAGTGGGCAGTGCAAGTACTGAACTGGAATCACAATGGGAATTCTCCCTTTGATGCAATTTGAGTGTCATGACTCCAGTTATAGTTATTAATTGCTCCAATTTTTCTTTTGGTTTCACCACCCCGCAGCATTTTGTTCCAATCAAACCTTACTGTAGTAGGCCACGACTTGTTTCCTGGGTTGAGCTGGATTGTTGTTCAGGTTATTGTGCTTAGTGCACCCATGACCGTTCTGATACATCGTCTTGCCTATGTTGAGAGGTGGTTTGCAGTTGTGCCAGTTCTGAGCACCTTGTTCATGTCCTCCTGGTCAGTGACCCCCCGTAGCTTCTCGATCTCATCCTTGCCATCCTCGTCTGAATCCTTGCTGTTGTGCAGGGGCCTGTGCTGTTGGTGGAGGTGGCGTATCTCCCCGCTGATGCCCTCGAAGTACTGCTGGATGCACAACTTGGCAAAGCTCTTTGCATGCTCCGTGCAGGTCTCGTCGAAGAGTTTGCGTTCAATGTCGATGTAGTGCGACCAGTACTTGGTTTTCAGGAAGACGGTCTGGGTGAAGCAGGGCCGGATTGCCCTCGCCAGGAAAGCCAATATGGTCGTCACCAACAGAAAAGCCCAGCCAAAAGCCTGGGTAttaaagggagagggagagaaataaATGCCTTGTCTTGCCACAGTCTGAATGTTAGGGAGTGTTTGGGTTAGGATGGAGGTGTGCTCTCAAAACTATAAAGGAAGCTCTCATGTCACCTGCCAGCTCTGAGCTGTAGCCAGCACTACTGGCTTTCCTTGCACAGGAGCACTTCATTGACAAGAGCAAACTTCAACATAATAAATAAACCCAAGGAACCTCAAGTGAATAGGGCGCTGCAGCTGTGATGTCACAGCCACCCCTTTACCTGGACTTTTCTAAACAAACTCATGTTTACTTTGGAAGTACCTCTTCCTGATCtggaattattttcaaatattataataatatagtcATATTAGGATGTTAGTATTCATGAATGAATGTAAAACTATATACATATTAACATGCTTTTAACATGTTAATGTTTTGACCAGAGGAGATGGATGTTAAAGCTTCTTTCCGAAACAGCTTTGTATCAGACTTGTTAGAAATATAAGAAAATATTGCAAAGCAAACAGTCCTGTCAATATCTGTTCTACAGATGCTTTCCCTTCCCTGCCACTTCcattgggtttgacagtgtgcaCTAACCCGCCTGTCCTGACGGTGTGCACTAACCCGCCTGTCCTGACGGTGTGCACTAACCCGCCTGTCCTGACGGTGTGCACTAACCCGCCTGTCCTGACGGTGTGCACTAACCCGCCTGTCGTGACGATGTGCACTAACCCGCCTGTCCTGACGGTGTGCACTAACCCGCCTGTCCTGACGGTGTGCACTAACCCGCCTGTCCAGCAGCAGCAAGAGATCTGGTGACCTAGCTCTtttgaaaacagtttgtgtgaactctatggaatGTGACAAGTTGCTCTGTCATAACTTTGAAAAAGTATataatatatgcattataaaacagatactATACATAGATATGATACTAAACAAGATGG comes from the Acipenser ruthenus chromosome 13, fAciRut3.2 maternal haplotype, whole genome shotgun sequence genome and includes:
- the LOC117418140 gene encoding calcium homeostasis modulator protein 2 isoform X1, which gives rise to MASLIAENFKFVSLFFKSKDVMIFNGLIALGTVASQEVYSVFAFSCPCSPERNYLYGLTAIGVPALAVFLIGVMLNRNTWKLVFECRTRGCRSLSSTAGFALLGSIVGRAMVAPFTWTVISLLRGEPYVCALSEFVDSTSLDSFPGGHGAGTLARFPCKDVPAEVESFKEEIVRRLKYESQLLGWLLVGLAAITIFLLMCLKRCCSPLGNHQEAYWSQYRSSENDLFQRTAEVHAKLLAATNVKQFFGFVALDKEEREQVKEFAVEDATPSLQWNKITGVYLYRENKGVPLYSRLHKWAKDMIDANLDTNGK
- the LOC117418140 gene encoding calcium homeostasis modulator protein 2 isoform X2; this translates as MIFNGLIALGTVASQEVYSVFAFSCPCSPERNYLYGLTAIGVPALAVFLIGVMLNRNTWKLVFECRTRGCRSLSSTAGFALLGSIVGRAMVAPFTWTVISLLRGEPYVCALSEFVDSTSLDSFPGGHGAGTLARFPCKDVPAEVESFKEEIVRRLKYESQLLGWLLVGLAAITIFLLMCLKRCCSPLGNHQEAYWSQYRSSENDLFQRTAEVHAKLLAATNVKQFFGFVALDKEEREQVKEFAVEDATPSLQWNKITGVYLYRENKGVPLYSRLHKWAKDMIDANLDTNGK